One stretch of Zingiber officinale cultivar Zhangliang chromosome 6B, Zo_v1.1, whole genome shotgun sequence DNA includes these proteins:
- the LOC121988572 gene encoding 60S ribosomal protein L13a-4-like — MVSGSGLCTGRVVVDARHHMLGRLASILAKELLNGQRVVVVRCEEICLSGGLVRQKMKYLRFLRKRMNTKPSHGPIHFRAPSKILWRTIRGMIPHKTKRGAAALARLKAYEGVPPPYDKKKRKVVPDALKVLRLRPGHRYCLLGHLSSEVGWNHFDTIKELEEKRKERAKVSYERRKQLQKLRAKAEKATDDDEELGSQLNILAPLKY, encoded by the exons ATGGTGTCTGGGTCGGGCCTGTGCACGGGGCGGGTGGTGGTCGATGCCCGACACCACATGCTGGGTCGGTTGGCGTCGATCCTGGCGAAGGAGCTGCTCAATGGGCAGCGTGTCGTCGTCGTTCGCTGCGAGGAGATCTGCCTCTCCGGTGGTCTAGTCCGCCAGAAGATGAAGTATCTCCGTTTCCTCCGCAAGCGCATGAATACCAAGCCGTCTCACGGCCCTATCCACTTCCGCGCCCCTTCCAAGATCCTCTGGCGTACCATACGCGG GATGATTCCCCATAAAACCAAGCGCGGTGCTGCTGCACTGGCAAGGCTCAAGGCCTATGAAGGGGTGCCGCCGCCATAcgacaagaagaagagaaaggttgTTCCGGACGCCCTCAA GGTGTTGAGGCTTCGACCTGGACATAGGTATTGCTTGCTTGGTCATCTCTCATCAGAGGTTGGATGGAATCACTTCGACACTATTAAG GAattagaggagaagaggaaagaaagggccaagGTGTCTTATGAGAGGCGAAAGCAGCTTCAGAAGCTTCGTGCCAAGGCAGAGAAGGCAACCGACGACGACGAGGAGCTTGGTTCTCAGCTTAACATCCTTGCTCCATTGAAGTATTGA